The stretch of DNA TGACGAGCTGCTCGCCGATGCTGTCCCAGGCGAGGAGCGCCCAACCGGAGCCCTGGACGCCGAGCGCGACGGCCGTGAACTGCGCCTGGAACTTGTCGAAGTCGCCGAACGCGTCGTCGATCGCCGCGGCGACCTCGCCCTCGGGGCGACCCTGGCTGTCGGGGGTCAGGTTCGTCCAGAAGATCGAGTGGTTGACGTGACCGCCGAGGTTGAACGCGAGGTCCTTCGACAGCTTGTTGATGTTCGCGAGGTTGCCCGAGTCGCGGGCTTCGGCGATCTGAGCGAGCGCAGTGTTGGCGCCGGTCACGTAGGTCTGGTGGTGCTTGCTGTGGTGCAGCTCCATGATCTGCGCGCTGATGTGCGGTTCGAGTGCCGCGTAGTCGTACGGCAACGCCGGCAAGGTGTACTCAGCCATAGAGTCCTTCTTCTTCCGTCTCGGCCCGGCAGGCGCTCGAACGAGCGCCCCTGGGTGTGCTCTTTCAGTCTATGGACCCGCGGAGAACGTGCGGTATTCCCTCAGAGAACCCTCGGGTTGCCTGACAATGAGCGCCGCCGGGCGGTCCGCGTCAGTCGAGGTCGGCGGGGAGATTTGCCTCGGTGCCGGGGATCCCCTGGTCAGCGGCCTTCTTGTCGGCCATCGCCAGCAGGCGGCGGATACGGCCGGCGACGGCGTCCTTCGTCATCGGAGGATCGGCGTGGTGGCCGAGCTCGTCGAGGCTCGCGTCGCGGTGCGCGAGGCGCAGCTCGCCCGCGTACTTCAGATGGTCGGGGATCGTCGGCCCGAGGATCTCGAGCGCACGCTCCACCCGGGCGCAGGCGGCGACGGCGGCCTGCGCCGATCGACGGAGGTTCGCGTCATCGAAGTTGACGAGGCGATTGGCCGTGGCGCGCACCTCGCGGCGCTGGCGCATCTCCTCCCAGTTGCGGCGGCTGGCACGGGCGCCCATGCGCTCGAGCATGTCGCCGATCGCCTCGCCGTCGCGGATGACGACGCGGTGCACACCGCGCACCTCGCGGGCCTTCGCCGGCACGCGGAGCCGGCTGGCGGCTCCGACGAGCGCCATCGCGGTCTCGTTGCCCGGGCACATGACCTCGAGGGCGGCCGAGCGACCCGGGTCGGTGAGCGTGCCGCGGGCGAGGAACGCGCCCCGCCAGATGGCCTCGAGGTCGTCGAGCGACCCCGTCGTGAGTCGGTTCGGCAGCCCGCGGATCGGTCGACGCCGTGCGTCGAGCAGACCCGTCTGTCGGGCGAGAGTCTCACCGCCGTCGATGACACGGACGACGTACGAATTGGTGCGACGCGTTCCCGAGGCCGAGATGACGGCCACGTCGCCGCGGACGCCGTACAACTCGGCGAGATCCTTGCGGACGCGCTTGGCGAGCTGCACCGAATCGAGCTCGGACTCCACCGCGATACGCCCCGAGATCAGGTGCAGACCTCCGGCGAATCGGAGGATCGTCGCCAATTCCGCCGCTCGCACGGTGGTTTTACCCACATCGATCTTTGCGAGTTCGTCCTTGACGTCCGCGGTCAGTGCCAACTGCTCGTCCTCCAGCGCCTCAATCGTGAACCTCCAGTCTTACATCCTGCTGAAGGGTGTCACTCCCGGCCGAGGTCCCGATGCTTGACGGTGACACCCACACCTGGCAACGAGCCGAGTCGCCGGGCGAGCTCCTCGATGATGGCGACCGAACGGTGTCGACCTCCGGTGCAGCCGACGGCGATCGTGGCGTGGCGCTTGTTCTCGCGCGAGTATCCGGCGAGCACCGGCTCGAGCATCGCGGCGAACCGGTCGACGAACTCCATCGCACCCTCTTGAGCGAACACGTACTCGCTGACATCGCTGTCGAGACCGGATCCCGGCCGCAGCTCGGGGATCCAGTAGGGATTCGGCAGGAAGCGGGCGTCGGCCACGATGTCGGCATCGGTCGGCACCCCGTATTTGTGCCCGAAACTCGCGAGCGTCACGCGGACGGCCGGTTCGTCGGCCTCGCCGAACAGCTCCGTTATCGTCGAGGCGAGCTGGTGCACGTTGAGCTCGGAGGTGTCGAC from Herbiconiux sp. L3-i23 encodes:
- the whiA gene encoding DNA-binding protein WhiA, whose amino-acid sequence is MALTADVKDELAKIDVGKTTVRAAELATILRFAGGLHLISGRIAVESELDSVQLAKRVRKDLAELYGVRGDVAVISASGTRRTNSYVVRVIDGGETLARQTGLLDARRRPIRGLPNRLTTGSLDDLEAIWRGAFLARGTLTDPGRSAALEVMCPGNETAMALVGAASRLRVPAKAREVRGVHRVVIRDGEAIGDMLERMGARASRRNWEEMRQRREVRATANRLVNFDDANLRRSAQAAVAACARVERALEILGPTIPDHLKYAGELRLAHRDASLDELGHHADPPMTKDAVAGRIRRLLAMADKKAADQGIPGTEANLPADLD
- a CDS encoding superoxide dismutase, yielding MAEYTLPALPYDYAALEPHISAQIMELHHSKHHQTYVTGANTALAQIAEARDSGNLANINKLSKDLAFNLGGHVNHSIFWTNLTPDSQGRPEGEVAAAIDDAFGDFDKFQAQFTAVALGVQGSGWALLAWDSIGEQLVIEQLFDQQGNVPAATIPVLMLDVWEHAYYLDYKNVRADYVKAFWNIVNWQNVGERLAAARQGTKGLIVLP